In the genome of Deltaproteobacteria bacterium, the window TGTATTATACCTTTTTTTTCCACTTTGTAAAAGGCGCAATTGCAAGGTTGAAATTGTAATAGCGGGGGTCTCCCGACACCTCTTCCCCCACCCAATCGGGCAGAGCCACGTGCTGTCTTTCGTCGTCGAGCTCCACCTCCGCCACGATGAGCCCCCGGTTCTCTCCCTCGAACTCGTCGATCTCCCAGATGCGGCCGCCATATGAAACATGATACCTGGTCTTCTCCACGACCGCTTCCCGGCAGAGATCGTTGATAATCGTCTCGGCGTCACCGACAGGCATGGGATATTCGAATTCGAGCCGGGAAAGACTGCTGAGCCCGGCCTTGACGGTTATGAAGGCATCGGAACCCATGACACGGACCCGGACGATCCGCCGCGGGTCCGTCTGGAGATATCCCTGGCGGCACCGGACGCCGATGGCACCCTTCCGCCAGGCATCACCGGAGACCAGAAATTTTCTTTCAATTTCAAGAGCCATGGTGATCCACTCTCTTTCCGTGTGCAAATTTCATGATTTCAGGCATCCTCCGACCGCCTTCTGAATCCCTTTTGAAGCGGCCATTGAAACGGTCCACTCACATATCGCCCTTTTCAAGAAAACTGTAGTATCCCCGGTGATCGAAAATGACATGATCCAGGACGGGGATCCCCAGGGTCTCCCCGGCCGCCTGAAGCTGTTTCGTCACCGCCCGGTCCTCGTCGCTGGGAGTGAGGTTGCCCGAGGGATGGTTGTGGGCCACGATGATCGCCGAGGCCCGGTCCGTGATGGGATCGGCGAAGACCTCGCGGGGATGGACCTGGGTCCTGTTCACCAGACCTACCGACACCACCCTGCTCGCGATCACCTCATGGGCGCCGTTCAGGGAAAGGCAGACGAAACACTCCTGTTTTCGGTCACCGTAATGCCGCACCAGGGGAAGCACATCGGGTGGAAAGGATATCCGGTATCCCTCGGGGCGGATACGCCGCCGGGCGAACTCCAGTGCGGCCTCTATCATTGCCGCCCTGGCGGGTCCCATTCCCCCGATCCCTTCGAGGGCCTCGATCAACCGGCCCCCGGCTGCCGAATCGACCTCACGGACGACCCGCTCCGCCACGGTCATGACGTCATGTCCCTGCGTTCCCCTCCCCAGCAGGACCGCCATGAGCTCCACATCGGAGAGCGCGGCCGCCCCCTTGTAACGCAATTTCTCCCTCGGCCGCTCATGGCTCGGCATGGCGGCTAACCGTTTTTTCATCCCATTCATCCCCCCCTCGCAGGCATTTTCATACCGGGGCCCTGCCGGTCACCGCTCCATTTTCACCCATATCCGGTAGAGTTTTTCCCCGCTTTCCTCGTAACAGGAATATCCCGTGGCATCGATCTCCTCGACCATGACCTCCCCCAGTTCCCGGCACTGGGCAAGCCAGTGGCGGAAATGCTCTCCACCACCGCAGTATGCCTTGAACCAGCGGTTCCCCTGCTCATCGACCCGTTCGCGCAGGCGCGCCTCCGCGGCCATCAGTTCATTGACCCGTTTCATTTTTTCATTTTTTTCAGACATACCGTCCTCATCGATGATCGCGAGGCGGTATTCGGGGGGATGTCCCGTTCCGGAAACGACCGGTGACGGTCACTCAGAACTCAATACTGCCCGCGGTCCGGGGAAAGAGCATGACGTCGCGGATATTCCTGATCCCCGTTATCATCATGATCAGCCGTTCGAACCCGAGACCGAAGCCGCTGTGGGGAACACTGCCGTACCGCCGGGAGTCAAGATACCACCAGTACCCCTCCTTCGGCAGGCCCATGGCGTCCATGCGTGATTCAAGCACCTCGAGACGCTCCTCACGCTGGCTGCCGCCGATGATCTCACCCACGCCGGGCACAAGGATATCCATGGCGGCCACTGTTTCACCGTCATCGCTCAACCTCATGTAAAAGGGCTTGATGGCCGCTGGGTAGTCATGGACGATAACCGGTTTTTTGAAGTGCTCCTCCGTCAGATAC includes:
- a CDS encoding CYTH domain-containing protein, which codes for MALEIERKFLVSGDAWRKGAIGVRCRQGYLQTDPRRIVRVRVMGSDAFITVKAGLSSLSRLEFEYPMPVGDAETIINDLCREAVVEKTRYHVSYGGRIWEIDEFEGENRGLIVAEVELDDERQHVALPDWVGEEVSGDPRYYNFNLAIAPFTKWKKKV
- the radC gene encoding DNA repair protein RadC gives rise to the protein MKKRLAAMPSHERPREKLRYKGAAALSDVELMAVLLGRGTQGHDVMTVAERVVREVDSAAGGRLIEALEGIGGMGPARAAMIEAALEFARRRIRPEGYRISFPPDVLPLVRHYGDRKQECFVCLSLNGAHEVIASRVVSVGLVNRTQVHPREVFADPITDRASAIIVAHNHPSGNLTPSDEDRAVTKQLQAAGETLGIPVLDHVIFDHRGYYSFLEKGDM